One genomic region from Prunus persica cultivar Lovell chromosome G3, Prunus_persica_NCBIv2, whole genome shotgun sequence encodes:
- the LOC18783880 gene encoding CBL-interacting serine/threonine-protein kinase 5 has protein sequence MQEQELGQQLCPKSPRNILFDKYEMGRLLGLGTFAKVYHGRNLITNESVAIKVINKDHIKNEGLMEQIQREICIMHLVRHPHIVELKEVMATKTKIFFVMEHVTGGELFNKVFEGKLKEDVARKYFQQLVSAIEFCHSRGVSHRDLKPENLLLDKNGDLKVSDFRLSALPEHHWSDGMLHTQCGTPAYVAPEILRKKGYDGAKADIWSCGVVLFVFLAGYLPFLDENVMRTYTKVFKAEYEFPPWISGEARLLIKKVLVVDPEKRISFQEIMRDPWFQKGSNFPRPIGVPNSIENDQNKKDDRIGNLGRSRSGSITTSTTKYSSSSPPFFNAFELISSMSSGFDLSNMFEDKRKSGSMFTSKCSASAIMAKLRVVAERLNFRVVSEKEFKVKLQGKKEGRKGKLAVSAELFQVATEVEVVKFSKLAGDTLEYTKFCEEDVRPALKDIVWTWQGEENECELNKVENLNCY, from the coding sequence ATGCAGGAACAAGAGTTAGGGCAACAGCTGTGTCCCAAGTCACCAAGAAACATTCTATTTGACAAGTATGAGATGGGAAGGCTTCTAGGACTAGGCACCTTTGCCAAAGTCTACCATGGAAGAAACCTCATCACAAATGAAAGTGTAGCCATCAAAGTGATAAACAAAGACCACATCAAAAACGAAGGCCTCATGGAGCAAATACAGCGCGAAATTTGTATCATGCACTTAGTTCGCCACCCCCACATTGTTGAATTAAAAGAAGTTATGGCCACGAAAACCAAGATCTTCTTCGTTATGGAGCACGTAACAGGTGGTGAATTGTTCAACAAGGTATTCGAAGGGAAACTCAAGGAAGACGTGGCTAGAAAGTACTTTCAACAACTCGTAAGCGCTATTGAATTTTGTCACAGTCGCGGTGTCTCACACCGCGACCTAAAGCCAGAAAACCTTCTTCTGGATAAAAATGGAGATCTGAAGGTCTCCGATTTCAGATTGTCAGCGTTACCAGAGCATCATTGGAGCGACGGTATGCTTCACACGCAGTGTGGCACGCCGGCTTACGTGGCGCCTGAGATTTTGAGGAAAAAAGGGTATGATGGAGCAAAGGCAGACATATGGTCTTGTGGGGttgttctctttgtttttcttgccGGCTACTTGCCATTTCTAGATGAGAATGTGATGAGAACTTATACGAAGGTTTTCAAAGCTGAGTATGAATTTCCACCTTGGATTTCAGGGGAGGCAAGGTTGTTGATAAAAAAGGTTTTGGTTGTTGACCCGGAAAAGAGAATTTCGTTTCAGGAGATAATGAGGGATCCTTGGTTTCAAAAGGGTTCAAATTTTCCTAGGCCAATTGGGGTTCCCAATTCCATTGAAAACgatcaaaacaaaaaggatGATAGAATTGGAAATTTGGGTAGGTCAAGAAGTGGTAGCATTACTACTAGTACtacaaaatattcatcatcATCTCCACCATTTTTCAATGCTTTCGAATTGATATCGTCCATGTCATCCGGGTTTGACTTGTCGAACATGTTCGAGGACAAGAGGAAATCCGGGTCGATGTTCACGTCCAAGTGCTCTGCCTCCGCGATCATGGCGAAGCTGCGGGTGGTGGCGGAGAGGTTGAATTTTAGAGTGGTGTCTGAGAAGGAATTCAAGGTGAAATTGCAAGGGAAAAAGGAGGGGAGGAAGGGGAAGTTGGCTGTGTCAGCGGAGTTGTTTCAGGTGGCGACGGAAGTGGAGGTGGTGAAGTTCTCAAAATTGGCCGGTGACACTCTTGAGTACACCAAGTTTTGTGAGGAGGATGTGAGGCCTGCACTCAAGGACATTGTCTGGACTTGGCAAGGTGAAGAAAATGAGTGTGAACTAAATAAGGTTGAAAATCTTAACTGTTATTAA